A single genomic interval of Carassius carassius chromosome 24, fCarCar2.1, whole genome shotgun sequence harbors:
- the LOC132103643 gene encoding GTP-binding protein GEM-like, whose product MTLLASMRRHSIRVQHHLHRWSICGTDGGQLLSDAFSRPDIGMSRSSSCSSASSDSALSTESATPASVGPFTVVLLGDHGVGKSALASIFAGASDSMGSECELYGGEVFEQTITVDGERATVTLLDMWDSQDEDSWTQERCLQTGDAFIIVYAITDRSSFLRAADLRIQLRSQHGADRSPIILVGNKCDLVRCREVSISEGRSSAAVFDCKFIETSAAMQHNVWPLFEGIIRQLRLQKDSTETLSRRCSLQKRRESLPKKAKRFINRIIAKKNKQAAFKLKSKSCHDLMSV is encoded by the exons ATGACCCTGCTGGCGAGCATGCGGCGTCACAGTATCCGCGTTCAGCATCACCTGCACCGGTGGAGCATCTGCGGGACGGACGGAGGACAGCTGCTGAGCGATGCTTTCTCGCGTCCCGACATCGGTATGTCCAGATCCAGTTCCTGCTCGTCCGCCTCTTCAGACTCCGCTCTCTCCACCGAGTCTGCGACTCCAGCTTCGGTTGGACCGTTCACTGTTGTCCTGCTCGGAGACCACGGCGTCGGGAAGTCCGCGCTCGCGAGTATATTCGCCGGAGCATCGGACAGCATGGGCAGCGAGTGCGAGTTATATGGAG GTGAAGTATTTGAGCAGACAATAACAGTAGACGGTGAGAGGGCCACCGTTACCCTACTCGACATGTGGGATTCACAG GATGAGGACAGCTGGACGCAGGAGCGTTGTTTGCAGACAGGAGATGCTTTCATTATAGTTTATGCCATAACAGATCGTTCAAGCTTCCTTCGTGCAGCAGATCTTCGTATTCAGCTTCGGAGTCAGCATGGAGCCGACCGCTCTCCTATCATCCTAGTCGGCAATAAATGTGACCTGGTTCGCTGCAGAGAAGTGTCCATTAGTG aGGGCCGTTCGTCTGCTGCTGTCTTTGACTGTAAGTTCATTGAGACGTCAGCAGCAATGCAACACAACGTCTGGCCGCTGTTTGAGGGCATCATCCGCCAGCTCCGTCTACAAAAAGACAGCACAGAGACCCTCAGCAGACGTTGTTCTCTTCAAAAGCGCAGAGAGAGTCTCCCAAAGAAAGCCAAGCGTTTCATTAACAGAATTATTGCTAAGAAGAACAAGCAAGCAGCCTTTAAACTCAAGTCGAAATCATGTCATGACCTGATGAGTGTGTAG